In Methanomassiliicoccales archaeon, one genomic interval encodes:
- a CDS encoding DUF302 domain-containing protein: MLSESSGSASKHDVERLSFEIGHDYNEFCQRFERAVPMFDPNRSGNLVRRRATWEEVVADAQASAPHGFFIYWKLDTSPIMGLAGHSDKCTIYLMGNHTIAERMFRFDPSVMLYVPLRLVICSDHGQKNRLVMDRPSSVLSSLDRPEITKVGIELDDKLMKLLRHLQVNTD; encoded by the coding sequence ATGCTCTCAGAAAGTAGCGGTTCAGCGTCAAAACATGATGTCGAAAGGCTCTCCTTCGAAATCGGCCATGACTATAATGAGTTCTGCCAGAGGTTCGAGAGGGCTGTGCCCATGTTCGATCCCAATAGATCGGGGAATCTTGTACGCCGACGAGCGACCTGGGAGGAGGTCGTTGCCGATGCCCAAGCCTCTGCCCCTCACGGATTTTTCATCTACTGGAAATTGGACACGTCTCCCATAATGGGTCTTGCAGGCCACTCGGATAAGTGCACCATTTACCTCATGGGCAACCACACGATAGCAGAACGCATGTTCCGTTTTGATCCATCCGTGATGCTTTATGTCCCTCTCCGCCTGGTAATCTGTTCTGACCATGGTCAGAAGAACCGTCTGGTAATGGATCGGCCGTCATCGGTACTGTCAAGCCTCGATAGACCTGAGATCACAAAAGTTGGCATTGAACTCGATGACAAGCTAATGAAATTACTAAGGCATCTGCAAGTCAATACGGATTGA
- a CDS encoding HAD family phosphatase: MYKLFLFDMDGVLLQHKSSWGYCQEAIGCDLRHFYDEFGQEARDGKDLIELVMRKMAKHGLTEEKLMELARKAPQTKGVEKVLKTIHANGGVVMIISGGIGAFAHELSDQYPMTSFVCNELHYVGNDPVPTCEIKVGHEDKGKVARRMMASMGVSKEETVAIGDYSNDCAMFAEAGLSIAFNGDEEAKAAATESIDSDDLSDILPIIYGNNGQKIVNGC; encoded by the coding sequence ATGTACAAGCTTTTCCTGTTCGACATGGACGGAGTGCTGCTGCAGCACAAGTCATCATGGGGGTATTGCCAGGAAGCCATAGGTTGCGATCTCAGGCACTTCTATGATGAGTTCGGGCAGGAAGCTCGAGACGGAAAGGACCTCATCGAGCTGGTGATGCGCAAAATGGCGAAACATGGACTTACAGAGGAGAAATTGATGGAGCTTGCCAGGAAGGCGCCACAGACGAAAGGAGTGGAGAAAGTGTTGAAAACGATTCATGCCAACGGGGGCGTAGTGATGATAATATCCGGCGGTATCGGGGCGTTCGCCCATGAGCTGTCCGATCAATATCCTATGACCTCGTTCGTTTGTAACGAGCTGCATTATGTTGGGAACGATCCCGTCCCGACCTGCGAGATCAAAGTAGGCCATGAAGACAAGGGGAAAGTGGCAAGGAGGATGATGGCTTCCATGGGCGTATCCAAGGAAGAAACGGTAGCGATCGGTGACTACAGCAATGACTGTGCCATGTTCGCCGAGGCAGGATTGAGCATAGCCTTCAATGGCGACGAGGAGGCCAAAGCAGCAGCCACGGAAAGCATCGACAGCGATGACCTATCCGACATCCTGCCGATCATCTATGGGAACAACGGGCAGAAGATCGTGAATGGTTGTTAG
- a CDS encoding Hsp20/alpha crystallin family protein → MAITRREDRLVPVGFWSPSGMMQEMEKMLDDFRTGFGDMPIKSSGARLPSIDVRDEDDQYVLEAELPGIKKDEVSVEIGEEAVIIKAQKEKNVQEQGKGYVRRERGYISFYRQIPLPADVDNSEARAKLEDGLLIVTLPKKAEKEGGKKKLDIQ, encoded by the coding sequence ATGGCAATAACAAGGAGAGAGGACAGATTGGTTCCAGTAGGCTTTTGGAGCCCGAGCGGCATGATGCAGGAAATGGAGAAAATGTTAGATGACTTCAGAACTGGATTCGGAGATATGCCGATCAAGTCATCAGGCGCCCGATTACCTTCGATCGACGTTAGGGATGAGGACGATCAGTATGTTTTGGAGGCGGAACTCCCCGGTATCAAGAAGGATGAGGTTTCGGTGGAGATAGGAGAAGAAGCCGTGATCATCAAGGCGCAGAAGGAAAAAAACGTCCAGGAACAGGGAAAGGGATATGTGCGCAGAGAGAGGGGATACATCTCCTTTTACCGCCAGATACCCCTGCCGGCGGATGTTGACAATTCCGAAGCCAGAGCCAAATTGGAGGATGGCCTGTTGATCGTGACCTTACCAAAGAAGGCCGAGAAGGAAGGCGGCAAGAAGAAGCTGGATATCCAGTAG
- a CDS encoding YkgJ family cysteine cluster protein yields the protein MSDDPWGDNHTKMSRELEINDDILCRIELLKSLQETFMCERCGECCRQESIAFTERDVQRASEKKNISPHEFIERYGLTLADHSVELVYYRLFTGTGEICPFNHDRDCTIYDARPQVCRGFPFLTPENVENAFHLNNEISLCGKCKAAISQAEKIFSVISIRTD from the coding sequence ATGAGCGATGATCCATGGGGGGACAATCATACAAAAATGAGCAGAGAACTGGAGATAAATGATGACATCCTATGTCGTATAGAGCTGTTGAAATCACTTCAGGAAACATTTATGTGTGAACGCTGCGGCGAATGCTGCAGGCAAGAGTCCATAGCCTTCACTGAAAGAGATGTTCAGAGAGCATCCGAAAAGAAGAATATTTCCCCTCATGAGTTCATAGAAAGATATGGGCTAACTCTGGCGGACCATTCGGTAGAACTGGTTTATTACAGATTGTTCACCGGAACAGGGGAAATTTGTCCATTCAATCATGATCGTGATTGCACCATCTATGATGCCAGACCACAAGTGTGCCGCGGTTTTCCGTTCTTGACCCCGGAAAATGTAGAGAACGCCTTCCATCTGAACAATGAGATATCGCTCTGCGGCAAATGTAAAGCGGCTATTAGCCAGGCGGAAAAGATCTTTAGTGTGATATCCATCCGAACGGATTGA
- a CDS encoding group 1 truncated hemoglobin, translating to MTEPTLYERLGGIYAITLVVNRFSDMVVENPKVGKGSQNQALNEWSTDKLDRLPGLKYMRSLWVADVSGGPFEYTGKKLDEAHANFRIKPDEFDEVAAELRRALEYYNVPEREKEEAMAAFIAHKDEVTSGSRIVMKA from the coding sequence ATGACCGAACCCACTCTTTACGAACGACTAGGTGGGATATATGCGATCACCTTGGTCGTAAACCGTTTCAGCGATATGGTTGTCGAGAACCCGAAGGTCGGCAAGGGCTCGCAGAACCAGGCATTGAACGAATGGTCCACCGACAAGCTGGATAGATTACCGGGCCTAAAGTACATGAGGTCGCTTTGGGTGGCAGATGTCTCTGGCGGTCCGTTCGAATACACCGGTAAAAAACTGGATGAGGCGCACGCAAATTTCCGCATAAAACCGGATGAATTCGACGAGGTTGCCGCGGAGCTCAGGCGGGCTCTTGAATATTACAATGTGCCAGAACGAGAAAAGGAAGAGGCGATGGCCGCCTTCATTGCGCACAAGGATGAGGTAACTTCTGGATCAAGAATTGTGATGAAAGCGTAA
- a CDS encoding circadian clock KaiB family protein has translation MGSVLSMKEIGTEYVYENGLKYILRLYVNGITLRSQDAIRKVKDICEQELHGFYELEIVYEGSDLAKAEKAEVSTSVRKLPSPLKKLISELSNKERVVVGMEIIPREWPSTRMAANVSV, from the coding sequence ATGGGATCAGTGCTATCTATGAAGGAAATCGGCACGGAATACGTTTATGAAAACGGCCTGAAATACATACTGAGACTGTACGTCAACGGGATAACGTTGCGATCTCAGGATGCGATCAGGAAGGTGAAGGATATCTGCGAACAGGAGCTCCACGGTTTTTACGAGCTGGAGATTGTCTACGAGGGGTCGGACCTTGCCAAGGCAGAAAAGGCGGAAGTATCCACCTCGGTCAGAAAATTGCCTTCTCCACTCAAGAAGCTGATCAGCGAGCTCTCCAACAAAGAGCGGGTCGTTGTCGGAATGGAGATAATACCTAGAGAGTGGCCATCTACAAGGATGGCGGCCAACGTATCGGTGTAG
- a CDS encoding class I SAM-dependent methyltransferase, whose translation MKCQVRDLMSITSPTKFQISIILFFSRIGRRFIYPRFVEEMGLKGGENVLDFGSGWGDNEYYIAPKLNTGGRVTAMDVSEEWQEVAKNRLRMFHNVDFMLSDVRTSSLKDGSFDVIVVSYVLHDIPQEERAEIVTNLVRKMRPDGFLQLREPTGKHHGMPVDEIRSLMRKAGMRETFSKFKRKEFRARYALTDRSS comes from the coding sequence ATGAAGTGTCAGGTCCGCGATCTCATGAGCATCACCAGTCCAACCAAGTTCCAGATATCTATCATACTGTTCTTTTCCCGGATCGGCCGGAGGTTCATCTATCCCCGTTTCGTGGAAGAGATGGGGCTGAAGGGTGGAGAAAATGTTTTGGATTTTGGGTCAGGTTGGGGGGACAATGAATACTATATCGCCCCAAAGCTGAACACTGGCGGAAGGGTGACCGCTATGGACGTCTCTGAGGAGTGGCAAGAGGTGGCTAAAAACAGGCTAAGGATGTTCCATAACGTCGATTTCATGCTTTCGGACGTAAGGACCTCGTCCTTGAAGGACGGCTCGTTCGATGTAATCGTGGTAAGTTATGTGCTTCACGACATCCCGCAGGAAGAAAGAGCGGAAATCGTCACGAACCTGGTCAGGAAAATGAGGCCGGATGGCTTCCTTCAGCTCAGGGAACCGACCGGAAAGCATCACGGGATGCCCGTGGATGAGATCAGGTCGTTGATGAGAAAGGCAGGCATGAGGGAAACCTTTTCAAAGTTTAAGAGGAAAGAATTCAGAGCCCGTTATGCCCTGACCGATCGCTCTTCCTGA
- a CDS encoding alpha/beta hydrolase, translating to MLLIDVDGIKLNYQEKGNGPIVIMVHGIPTDYRVWGEQVEALSPSFRTVSYSRRCAFPNRNKDCANSTVENNAKDLQGLIDSLGGGPVHLIGHSYGAAAAAYCALKNPSLVRSMVLIEPYLPTMVLKDPDSSIQGFSLLLRKPSVALSARKATKNNRAMFKELDRKNYDRVLQMFLDGLQDRPDMIKQYSAGNIEMMRANVTTVGELRTGYAQFTKEDAIRVTHPTLLLTGERSIKALQAIVEALHDSMPNNLMIKVKDAGHLPHIENPEECNKLILKFLTEHND from the coding sequence ATGTTACTAATTGATGTGGATGGCATCAAATTGAACTACCAAGAGAAAGGGAATGGACCCATTGTTATCATGGTCCATGGAATACCGACCGATTATCGTGTATGGGGAGAACAGGTCGAGGCCTTATCGCCGTCATTCCGGACCGTCTCCTATAGTCGTCGGTGCGCCTTCCCCAACCGGAACAAGGATTGTGCGAACAGCACAGTTGAGAACAACGCGAAGGACCTGCAAGGACTGATCGACAGCCTTGGAGGGGGACCAGTACATCTTATCGGCCATTCCTATGGTGCAGCCGCAGCGGCATATTGTGCCTTGAAAAATCCATCCCTGGTCCGCAGCATGGTGCTGATAGAACCATACCTGCCGACCATGGTCCTGAAGGACCCGGACAGTAGTATCCAAGGGTTCTCATTGTTATTGAGGAAGCCCTCGGTGGCGTTGTCGGCGCGAAAAGCAACCAAGAACAACCGGGCGATGTTCAAGGAACTCGACCGGAAGAACTACGACAGGGTGCTGCAGATGTTCCTCGACGGCCTGCAGGACCGGCCGGATATGATTAAGCAATACTCGGCAGGGAACATTGAGATGATGAGAGCTAACGTCACGACCGTGGGTGAGCTGAGGACCGGCTACGCCCAATTCACCAAGGAAGATGCGATACGTGTGACCCACCCAACCCTATTGCTCACAGGAGAACGATCCATAAAGGCCTTGCAGGCGATAGTGGAGGCACTGCATGATTCGATGCCGAACAATCTCATGATAAAGGTCAAGGATGCCGGGCATCTGCCGCACATCGAGAACCCTGAGGAATGCAATAAGCTGATCTTGAAATTCCTCACGGAGCACAACGATTGA
- a CDS encoding nitrous oxide-stimulated promoter family protein, whose translation MSSRIQREKETITVMVKIYCRAHHGKGGHCRECSELVDYATNRLSKCPFQEDKPTCSRCTVHCYRPDMRESVREVMRYSGPRMIVYHPIMAVVHMVDGRMVRRSPKKNQLG comes from the coding sequence ATGTCATCCAGGATTCAGCGGGAAAAGGAAACCATTACTGTCATGGTCAAGATCTACTGCCGGGCACACCATGGGAAGGGAGGGCACTGCAGGGAGTGTAGTGAGCTCGTCGACTATGCCACGAACCGCTTGTCCAAATGCCCGTTCCAGGAAGATAAGCCGACCTGTTCAAGATGCACGGTCCATTGCTACCGTCCTGACATGCGGGAAAGCGTAAGGGAGGTCATGCGCTATTCCGGCCCAAGGATGATCGTATACCATCCCATCATGGCGGTCGTGCACATGGTGGACGGCAGGATGGTCCGGAGGAGTCCGAAAAAGAACCAACTAGGATGA
- a CDS encoding tellurite resistance TerB family protein: MGLFDKVMGPKEDKAKLSKEEAFAAVGFAAIAADGVITEEEARGFIVGLSRMKIFANFSDKDMNAMLNKLVNTIKKNGLDGLVKMANESLPEDMKQTAFAVATDLAFADGDVDQTERDILTKVQQLMGIPEAQAMKIIEVIMIKNKG, encoded by the coding sequence ATGGGACTGTTCGACAAAGTAATGGGACCGAAAGAGGACAAGGCAAAGCTGAGCAAGGAAGAGGCATTCGCCGCCGTAGGTTTTGCAGCAATCGCCGCTGACGGTGTCATCACCGAGGAGGAGGCACGCGGTTTCATCGTGGGATTGTCCAGGATGAAGATATTCGCCAACTTCAGCGACAAGGACATGAATGCGATGCTAAACAAGCTCGTGAACACCATCAAGAAGAACGGGCTGGATGGCTTGGTCAAGATGGCGAACGAGTCACTACCAGAGGACATGAAGCAGACCGCCTTCGCCGTCGCAACCGATCTGGCATTCGCTGACGGGGACGTTGACCAGACCGAGAGGGACATCCTGACCAAGGTCCAGCAGCTAATGGGTATCCCAGAGGCTCAGGCAATGAAGATCATCGAAGTCATCATGATCAAGAACAAGGGCTGA
- a CDS encoding 2TM domain-containing protein yields the protein MTLDEELVVRARKRVEAKIRFYTDLGAYAIVNTILFGMWYADGGGFPWFLFVLLFWGLGVAANGLTLFRHSNYFERMAESEYQKMLNRNY from the coding sequence ATGACCCTGGACGAGGAGCTTGTGGTGCGGGCGAGGAAAAGGGTGGAAGCCAAGATCCGGTTCTACACGGACCTGGGCGCGTATGCGATCGTGAACACGATACTCTTCGGGATGTGGTATGCCGATGGCGGAGGATTTCCCTGGTTCCTGTTCGTGCTGTTGTTCTGGGGCCTGGGTGTAGCGGCGAACGGCCTCACCCTCTTCCGCCATTCCAACTATTTTGAAAGGATGGCCGAATCGGAATACCAGAAGATGCTGAACCGGAATTATTGA
- a CDS encoding winged helix-turn-helix transcriptional regulator has protein sequence MDDTDLLICKQLFNNSRLSQRDLADALGLTVAAVHRRVESLIEEGIIKEFTANISNGYLKAMTAQVEGICECRSVDAVAGKLEKSGSIVSILVSSANLTTASLLLREISDLGPTVEHIRTALQMQQPKVTISARVFVGNELFEKEYTGNRELSRIDYRIINALHHNSRKLVVDIAEETGITPKTIRNHIEQMEKESAIEYTLVWNPAYSGGADFVLRIDLKPGVDKAQYISTLNQRFGSRVILTLIHSNMLDYVCGYCWAPTIAKQQEFIEAVRGDQRVVDVRTSMVHKEWQFETWRDRLLKERAALKREA, from the coding sequence ATGGACGATACCGACCTGCTAATCTGCAAGCAATTGTTCAACAACTCCAGGCTATCGCAGAGAGATCTCGCTGATGCCCTCGGCCTCACTGTCGCCGCGGTCCATCGGCGGGTCGAGTCCCTCATCGAAGAGGGTATCATCAAGGAATTCACCGCGAACATATCCAATGGATATCTCAAGGCCATGACCGCCCAGGTCGAAGGAATATGCGAATGCAGATCCGTTGATGCTGTGGCAGGAAAGCTGGAGAAGAGCGGATCCATCGTCAGCATCCTCGTTTCCTCCGCCAACCTGACCACAGCGTCCCTCCTTCTTCGTGAGATCTCCGACCTCGGTCCGACCGTCGAGCATATCAGGACCGCCCTCCAGATGCAGCAGCCTAAGGTGACCATATCTGCAAGGGTGTTCGTTGGGAACGAATTATTCGAAAAGGAGTATACCGGTAACCGGGAGCTATCTCGGATCGACTATCGGATCATCAACGCCCTTCACCACAACTCCCGCAAACTGGTGGTCGATATTGCAGAGGAGACGGGGATCACCCCGAAGACCATCAGGAATCACATCGAACAGATGGAGAAAGAAAGCGCGATAGAATACACGCTGGTCTGGAATCCGGCCTACTCAGGAGGGGCCGATTTCGTCCTAAGGATCGATCTGAAACCAGGCGTGGACAAGGCGCAGTATATTTCAACGCTCAACCAGAGATTCGGGTCACGGGTCATACTTACCTTGATCCACAGCAACATGCTTGACTATGTGTGCGGTTACTGTTGGGCACCGACCATCGCTAAGCAACAGGAATTCATCGAAGCGGTGAGAGGGGACCAGCGCGTCGTCGATGTCAGGACATCGATGGTGCATAAAGAATGGCAGTTCGAGACTTGGCGGGACAGGCTTCTTAAGGAGAGGGCGGCCCTAAAGAGGGAAGCCTAG
- a CDS encoding PQQ-binding-like beta-propeller repeat protein, with amino-acid sequence MDLDRNGTLLWKYVFEGSPEHNYFLSDHPVIDNSNTSYIAVSEYTLSSYYQNNSQTQVVNVSSYLCAISSNGEVKWKHTFNSIDPSGYSQTVAADISGNLIYALADNDHLYALDKNGIESWNVTFPSSFSYGSTHGIFVSPDDAIYVTSDYSVWAVDPQGSLSWNRTFVASIGQGIGTGGRGELYVYVNTNDFASPAALYSFDANGTRLWKVESGSYSSSPIIVDKAGTVIYGVNGILHAVDRNGTKLWSYDAGENVRSTGLDGEGRLFILTYSSLAVSNGIPKVTWIDWIVRNPIWDLVIVIVLLAIVYVGVVYRRRKKNPPKE; translated from the coding sequence ATGGATCTAGATCGGAACGGAACTCTCCTATGGAAATATGTGTTCGAAGGCAGCCCTGAGCACAACTATTTCTTGTCTGACCATCCAGTCATCGATAACAGCAATACCTCTTATATTGCAGTATCAGAATATACTTTAAGTTCGTATTACCAAAATAATTCTCAAACCCAAGTCGTTAACGTATCTAGTTATCTTTGTGCGATCTCGTCAAACGGCGAGGTGAAATGGAAACATACATTCAATTCCATCGATCCGAGCGGATATAGCCAAACCGTTGCGGCCGACATAAGTGGGAACCTGATATATGCGCTAGCCGACAATGATCATCTATACGCTTTGGACAAGAACGGTATCGAGTCTTGGAACGTGACCTTCCCCTCGAGTTTCTCATATGGCTCAACCCACGGGATATTCGTTTCACCTGATGACGCTATCTATGTGACCTCGGATTATTCGGTCTGGGCAGTGGATCCCCAAGGCAGCCTTTCATGGAATCGAACATTCGTGGCCAGTATCGGTCAGGGCATAGGGACAGGAGGTCGGGGCGAGTTGTATGTTTATGTGAACACCAACGATTTCGCATCGCCAGCAGCTCTCTATTCATTCGATGCCAATGGGACCCGGCTTTGGAAGGTGGAGAGCGGCTCTTACTCCTCCAGCCCGATCATCGTTGATAAGGCAGGAACAGTGATCTACGGGGTCAACGGGATCCTTCATGCGGTGGACCGGAATGGAACCAAGCTCTGGTCCTATGACGCGGGAGAAAATGTTAGGAGCACTGGCCTGGATGGAGAGGGAAGGTTGTTCATTCTGACCTACTCGTCCCTAGCGGTTTCCAATGGCATTCCGAAGGTTACCTGGATCGACTGGATCGTAAGGAACCCGATATGGGACCTTGTCATAGTGATCGTGTTGCTTGCGATCGTCTATGTTGGGGTTGTCTATCGCCGTCGTAAGAAGAATCCACCAAAAGAGTGA
- a CDS encoding helix-turn-helix domain-containing protein, translating to MQIIDAKLRIRHDSTMCKISNEYPDTRMLVWCNGSSDVLQLSSGKDSLDEVMESLKKVTCIQELMKEKGSAVTMVTTCACDGVSLPGIAEKAGCLSIGPSTYSGGWEMLRLFAPNKSALRDCISQLKLYGEVEVASMKVRSESGALIDMGIAPLPFFGGLTEKQIEVLVSAYEHGLLSVPARNKMDHVAEKMGLSRSTYGEHLRKAVQTLVENSYPVLKLYAHPYANPGGMEADDGK from the coding sequence ATGCAGATCATCGATGCAAAGCTCAGGATCAGGCACGATTCCACCATGTGCAAGATCTCGAACGAATATCCTGACACCCGAATGTTGGTGTGGTGCAACGGTTCAAGCGACGTCCTACAGCTCTCCTCCGGAAAGGACTCCCTGGACGAGGTCATGGAGTCCTTGAAGAAGGTAACCTGCATCCAGGAATTGATGAAGGAGAAGGGCTCCGCTGTGACCATGGTGACGACATGCGCCTGCGACGGGGTGAGTCTTCCAGGAATAGCAGAAAAGGCAGGCTGCCTTTCCATCGGACCTTCCACCTATTCCGGAGGATGGGAGATGCTGCGTCTGTTCGCGCCGAACAAATCCGCCCTTAGGGACTGCATATCCCAGCTGAAGCTATACGGCGAGGTGGAGGTCGCTTCCATGAAGGTCCGCAGCGAATCAGGCGCCCTGATCGACATGGGGATCGCCCCACTACCGTTCTTTGGAGGATTGACCGAAAAACAGATCGAGGTCCTAGTATCGGCGTATGAACATGGCCTGCTGAGCGTTCCTGCCCGGAATAAGATGGACCACGTGGCAGAGAAGATGGGCCTCTCTAGGTCGACCTATGGGGAACATCTGCGCAAGGCGGTGCAGACCCTGGTGGAGAACTCGTACCCGGTGCTGAAGCTTTACGCCCACCCATACGCCAACCCGGGTGGGATGGAAGCGGACGATGGAAAGTGA
- a CDS encoding DUF998 domain-containing protein, with the protein MNLSNKSLAGILFFVSAAWFMTILMICEAIAPGYSMNANAISDLGIISQSSLLFNASIFVVGILNIAGGYLYYQSHRRRYVLAMFTIAGIGAMGVGIFTLNTPGLHGIFALVAFLFFNLQAIAVAGMLSWPLKHLSIILGLIGLVYIAVMFVSDSGIIDLFGSIGHGGTERMIVYPSILWLMVFGGYLMGKESRDCPSPA; encoded by the coding sequence ATGAACCTCAGCAACAAGAGCCTGGCCGGAATACTGTTCTTCGTTAGCGCGGCCTGGTTCATGACCATCCTGATGATCTGTGAGGCGATCGCCCCCGGGTATAGCATGAACGCCAACGCCATAAGCGATCTCGGAATCATCAGCCAGTCCAGTCTCTTGTTCAATGCGTCAATATTCGTTGTCGGCATCTTGAACATCGCCGGTGGATATCTCTATTACCAATCCCACCGGCGGCGCTATGTCCTGGCCATGTTCACCATCGCCGGAATCGGGGCCATGGGCGTCGGCATATTCACCCTGAACACCCCCGGTCTTCATGGCATATTCGCGTTGGTGGCGTTCCTGTTCTTCAACCTGCAGGCCATCGCCGTGGCGGGTATGCTCAGCTGGCCTCTGAAGCACCTTTCCATCATCTTAGGGTTGATCGGACTGGTCTATATCGCCGTCATGTTCGTGAGCGACTCGGGGATCATCGATCTTTTCGGCTCCATCGGTCACGGCGGAACAGAAAGGATGATCGTCTATCCATCCATCCTCTGGCTGATGGTCTTCGGCGGATATCTGATGGGAAAGGAAAGCAGGGACTGCCCATCGCCCGCCTAA
- a CDS encoding DUF6015 family protein, producing MNENNNISRFTLLEKTLESRAGFNEETAQEVSLRILNYFGYHDEIIDNALSQEDRKLFYYLQDIDLLQTHWEETQLASGRNWRIFYWGLNLERLRECEIKLSKKVEDSDVYMSLPETAWNKEHFPAQT from the coding sequence ATGAACGAGAACAACAACATAAGCCGCTTTACGCTGCTGGAAAAGACGCTGGAATCAAGAGCAGGGTTCAATGAGGAGACCGCACAGGAGGTATCCCTTAGGATCCTGAACTACTTCGGGTATCATGATGAGATAATCGACAATGCATTGAGCCAAGAGGACCGAAAGCTGTTCTACTATCTCCAGGACATAGACCTGCTGCAGACGCATTGGGAGGAGACACAGCTAGCCAGCGGAAGGAACTGGCGCATATTCTATTGGGGGCTCAACCTGGAACGGCTCAGGGAATGCGAGATCAAGCTGAGCAAGAAGGTGGAAGACTCAGACGTCTACATGTCGCTTCCGGAAACGGCATGGAACAAAGAGCATTTTCCCGCCCAGACCTGA